A genomic stretch from Planctomycetota bacterium includes:
- the xerC gene encoding tyrosine recombinase XerC, producing the protein MPPMNPQAPTGQTNPSGQPSDLDQPSRPAPADTLPVPPVTNAELPAGSDDEASDKPPCVLAFLDYLENERHFSDYTVRSYGADLAQFTQFVAGEIGMSYGGDARLADETPVDDRLKFASQETVRDFLSYLHAQNYTKSTTARKLATMRSFYKFLIKRGSCEVSPMVGIRTPKQEKRLPKCLDLDEVQRLLDAPDDTELLGSRDKAMLEVLYSSGIRVSELVELGMSDIDLDEGILRVCGKGRKDRLTPIGSQAILAVRHYLQMRDINPDDPTATSGVTADSRIFLNKHGEPLSTRSVRRKLDKYLQMVGLDPGISPHTLRHSFATHLLNNGADLRSVQELLGHQSLSTTQVYTHLTTDRMKEAYDAAHPRSGSPEQSPVSAGVGESEPIHRPTRIGPAVRTPPTPMRHSA; encoded by the coding sequence ATGCCACCGATGAACCCCCAGGCCCCGACGGGCCAGACGAACCCTTCGGGCCAACCGTCCGACCTCGACCAACCCTCACGCCCCGCCCCGGCCGACACGCTGCCGGTGCCGCCCGTCACTAACGCTGAGCTTCCCGCCGGCAGCGACGACGAGGCCTCCGACAAGCCGCCGTGCGTGCTGGCGTTCCTCGACTACCTCGAGAACGAGCGACACTTCAGCGACTACACCGTCCGCAGCTACGGCGCCGACCTCGCCCAGTTCACGCAGTTCGTCGCCGGCGAAATCGGCATGAGCTACGGCGGCGACGCGAGGCTTGCCGACGAGACGCCAGTCGACGACCGGCTCAAGTTCGCGTCGCAGGAAACCGTCCGCGATTTCCTGAGCTACCTGCACGCCCAGAACTACACCAAGAGCACCACCGCCCGAAAGCTGGCGACGATGCGGAGCTTCTACAAGTTCCTCATCAAGCGTGGCTCCTGCGAGGTCTCGCCGATGGTCGGCATCCGCACGCCCAAGCAGGAGAAGCGGCTGCCCAAGTGCCTCGACCTCGACGAGGTCCAACGTCTCTTGGATGCGCCCGACGACACCGAGCTGCTCGGCTCGCGTGACAAGGCGATGCTCGAAGTCCTCTACTCCAGCGGCATTCGCGTCAGCGAACTCGTCGAGCTGGGCATGAGCGACATCGACCTGGACGAGGGCATCCTCCGTGTCTGCGGCAAGGGACGAAAGGACCGCCTCACGCCCATCGGCAGCCAGGCGATTCTGGCCGTCCGGCACTACCTGCAGATGCGCGACATCAACCCCGACGACCCGACCGCCACGTCCGGCGTCACGGCGGACAGTCGCATCTTCCTCAACAAGCACGGCGAGCCGCTGTCGACGCGTTCGGTCCGTCGCAAGCTCGACAAGTACCTTCAGATGGTCGGCCTCGATCCGGGCATCAGTCCGCACACGCTGCGTCACTCGTTCGCGACGCACCTGCTCAACAACGGTGCCGACCTGCGGAGTGTGCAGGAGCTGCTGGGCCACCAGAGTCTGTCGACGACACAGGTCTACACGCACCTGACGACCGACCGGATGAAGGAGGCGTACGACGCGGCCCACCCGCGAAGCGGCTCGCCCGAGCAGTCGCCCGTCTCGGCAGGCGTCGGTGAGTCCGAGCCGATCCACCGGCCGACACGCATCGGCCCGGCCGTCCGAACGCCGCCCACGCCGATGCGGCACTCGGCGTAG
- a CDS encoding CofH family radical SAM protein, which yields MPAPTDRFRVSDPELKPIAAKVREGVPLSFEDGRLLATTRDLHGVGRLANAMKERLHGDVAFYNRNRHINYTNVCALSCKFCSFYRKRGEAGAYEMPVEQIVATAQKAWDDGATEVHIVGGLHPWHKFDYYLDFLRGIREAAPGLHIKAFTAIEIVHFSRIARMSIGEVLTQLRKAGLGSLPGGGAEIFDDRVHDEAFKGKVREDKWFGVHRAAHDAGLFSNATMLYGHIEGADERVQHLIKLRDHQADSLRAMGLDPDVPPTSDQTAAAIDEQGKSCFNCVIPLSFIPEHSELGHLPGPTGLTDLRTLALARLMCNNIAHIKAFWIMQSLGLSQVALRYGCDDLDGTVVWYDITKRQAGGGTQRQELHVDTLCRTIRDAGREPVERDTLYRPIVRNADGQMTGQPGPGVVEVPDVAPAHSGA from the coding sequence GTGCCTGCTCCGACCGACCGCTTCCGCGTGAGCGATCCCGAGCTCAAACCCATCGCCGCCAAGGTGCGCGAAGGCGTTCCGCTGTCGTTCGAGGACGGGCGACTGCTCGCAACGACGCGTGACTTGCACGGCGTTGGTCGGCTGGCCAATGCGATGAAGGAACGCCTGCACGGCGACGTCGCGTTCTACAACCGCAACCGCCACATCAACTACACCAACGTCTGCGCCCTGAGCTGCAAGTTCTGCAGCTTCTACCGCAAACGCGGCGAGGCCGGGGCGTACGAGATGCCCGTCGAGCAGATCGTCGCGACCGCCCAGAAGGCCTGGGATGACGGCGCGACCGAGGTTCACATCGTCGGCGGGCTGCATCCGTGGCACAAGTTCGACTACTACCTCGACTTCCTCCGCGGCATCCGTGAGGCCGCTCCGGGGCTGCACATCAAGGCGTTCACGGCGATCGAGATCGTCCACTTCAGCCGCATCGCCCGCATGTCGATCGGCGAGGTTTTGACGCAGCTTCGCAAGGCCGGCCTCGGCAGTCTCCCCGGCGGCGGTGCGGAAATCTTCGACGACCGCGTCCACGACGAGGCGTTCAAGGGCAAGGTCCGCGAGGACAAGTGGTTCGGCGTCCACCGCGCCGCCCACGATGCCGGGCTCTTCAGCAACGCGACCATGCTCTACGGCCACATCGAGGGGGCCGACGAGCGTGTCCAACACCTGATCAAGCTCCGCGACCACCAGGCCGACAGCCTGCGGGCCATGGGCCTGGACCCCGACGTCCCGCCGACCAGCGACCAGACGGCCGCCGCGATCGACGAGCAGGGCAAGAGCTGCTTCAACTGCGTCATACCCCTGTCGTTCATCCCGGAGCACAGCGAACTGGGCCACCTGCCCGGGCCGACCGGGTTGACCGACCTGCGGACGCTGGCGCTCGCCCGGCTGATGTGCAACAACATCGCCCACATCAAGGCGTTCTGGATCATGCAGTCGCTCGGCCTGTCGCAGGTCGCCCTCCGCTACGGCTGCGACGACCTCGACGGCACGGTCGTCTGGTACGACATCACCAAACGCCAGGCCGGCGGCGGGACGCAGCGTCAGGAACTTCACGTCGACACGCTCTGCCGGACGATCCGCGACGCTGGTCGCGAGCCCGTCGAGCGCGACACGCTGTATCGGCCGATCGTCCGCAATGCCGATGGTCAGATGACGGGGCAACCGGGTCCGGGTGTCGTCGAGGTGCCCGACGTCGCACCGGCGCATTCGGGTGCGTGA
- the pyrF gene encoding orotidine-5'-phosphate decarboxylase: MTFAHDLLAAVRDKSSRVCVGIDPMPERFPEAIRPTSDDPRAIVDSFYEFTTGVLDAVADVAACVKFQSAYFERYHADGVEAYFELIGEAKQKGLLVIGDAKRGDIGATSAAYAAGHLGPHPADDADTPDALTVNPMLGLDTLDSFGEVAADHGKGLFVLVRTSNPGSADLQDVVLQDGRTWSEMLADELFKMTAGNSEDGLSFINAVVGATQPHTMASLRKRLPRSFFLLPGYGTQGGTAETAKAAFAEGTPGAIVSASRSVLYPTERSGDWKQSIAHAAQAMRRDLASVVG, from the coding sequence ATGACCTTTGCTCACGACCTCCTCGCTGCCGTTCGGGACAAGTCGTCACGCGTCTGCGTCGGGATCGATCCGATGCCGGAGCGGTTTCCCGAGGCGATTCGGCCGACGAGCGACGATCCGCGAGCGATCGTCGACAGCTTCTACGAGTTCACGACGGGCGTCCTCGACGCCGTGGCCGACGTGGCGGCGTGTGTGAAGTTTCAGTCGGCCTACTTCGAGCGCTACCACGCGGACGGCGTCGAGGCGTACTTCGAGCTGATCGGCGAGGCCAAGCAGAAAGGCCTGCTCGTCATCGGCGACGCCAAGCGCGGCGACATCGGTGCGACCAGCGCCGCCTACGCCGCTGGACACCTCGGCCCGCACCCGGCCGACGATGCCGACACGCCAGATGCGCTCACGGTCAACCCGATGCTCGGCCTCGACACGCTCGACTCCTTCGGCGAGGTCGCCGCCGATCACGGCAAGGGCTTGTTCGTCCTCGTCCGCACGAGCAACCCCGGCAGCGCCGACTTGCAGGACGTCGTGCTGCAGGACGGCCGGACCTGGAGCGAGATGTTGGCCGACGAGCTCTTCAAGATGACCGCCGGAAACTCGGAGGACGGGCTGAGCTTCATCAACGCGGTCGTCGGCGCGACGCAACCGCACACGATGGCGTCGCTCCGCAAGCGACTGCCGCGGTCGTTCTTCCTGCTCCCCGGCTACGGCACCCAGGGCGGCACCGCCGAAACCGCGAAGGCGGCGTTCGCGGAAGGGACGCCCGGCGCGATCGTGAGTGCCAGTCGCAGCGTGCTCTACCCGACGGAGCGTTCTGGCGACTGGAAGCAATCGATCGCACACGCTGCTCAAGCGATGCGCCGCGATCTGGCAAGCGTGGTCGGGTGA
- a CDS encoding prolyl oligopeptidase family serine peptidase yields the protein MRQLFLAACCTMAISPALLADNGYPEARQGDASTDFHGTVVADPFRWLEDAAADETRSFIDAQNTLFTSYVNADLVETINARLNTLIDYPRTSLPSRVGKPDTDGTGIEGRGIQTFVSKNTGLQNHSVLHIAGPATDGETVPLLDPNSWSDDGTTALAGTWASPDGTTIAYGISEGGSDNRTIKLMDLRPGKLGEHYDEVLTDMRFSGIAWHRTGRGFWYSKYPDAADVDGARLNQTIYWHDLDTDPEQDTEVFARPDDPELGLFPFKTNDGQFLVVYVYRGTDRRSGLHVRDACCNPGEAGEFELLFEPGVAEYSVVDDPTVTTDEGDKPMLVILTNRDAPAGKLVRVDPANPEPENWVTLIDEPTEPGTQIEAVVRAGDRYVVELMKDARSELLHYDLEGGDMKVIELPTVGTVAGIDADAAYGDIHFGFTSYTYPTTPFRYELATGQLTKIADNSPAGFDPDAYVTSQVFYTSKDGTQVPMFITHKKGLQPDGDAPTILYGYGGFNVSLTPGFSSARLAWLEQSGVYAVANLRGGGEYGPAWHEAGKLANKQNVFDDFISAAEYLIDEGFTSADKLAIQGGSNGGLLTAAVVIQRPELFGAIHSAVPVTDMLRYHTFGTGRFWTVEYGNPDEDAEAFEYLMAYSPLNNARLLDDLPPVLVTTGDGDDRVVPAHSLKWVAAMQAANPDAAGPILLRYDVGTGHGAGKPLAKALEELAETYAFFAEALGMDWQ from the coding sequence ATGAGACAGCTCTTCCTCGCCGCCTGTTGCACCATGGCCATCTCGCCCGCGCTTCTCGCCGACAACGGCTACCCCGAGGCCCGGCAGGGCGACGCCTCGACCGACTTCCACGGCACCGTCGTCGCCGACCCGTTCCGGTGGCTCGAAGACGCCGCAGCGGACGAGACGCGGTCGTTCATCGATGCCCAGAACACGCTGTTCACGTCGTACGTCAACGCTGACCTTGTCGAGACGATCAACGCCCGGCTCAACACGCTGATCGATTACCCGCGAACCAGCTTGCCCTCTCGCGTCGGCAAGCCCGACACGGACGGCACCGGCATCGAAGGCCGCGGGATCCAGACGTTCGTCTCCAAGAACACCGGCCTGCAGAACCACAGCGTCCTCCACATCGCCGGCCCGGCCACCGACGGCGAGACGGTTCCGTTGCTCGACCCCAACAGCTGGTCCGACGACGGCACCACCGCGCTCGCTGGCACCTGGGCGTCGCCTGACGGCACCACGATCGCCTACGGCATCAGCGAAGGCGGCAGCGACAACCGCACCATCAAGCTCATGGACCTCCGCCCGGGCAAGCTCGGCGAGCACTACGACGAGGTGCTCACCGACATGCGGTTCAGCGGCATCGCGTGGCACCGAACCGGACGCGGCTTCTGGTACTCGAAGTACCCCGACGCGGCCGACGTCGACGGGGCCCGGCTGAACCAGACGATCTACTGGCACGACCTCGACACCGACCCCGAGCAGGACACGGAGGTCTTCGCCAGGCCGGATGATCCGGAGCTTGGGCTCTTCCCGTTCAAGACGAATGACGGGCAGTTCCTGGTCGTCTACGTCTACCGCGGCACCGATCGCCGCAGCGGCCTGCACGTGCGCGACGCCTGCTGCAATCCGGGTGAAGCCGGCGAGTTCGAACTGCTCTTCGAGCCGGGCGTTGCTGAGTACAGCGTCGTCGATGATCCGACCGTCACCACCGATGAGGGCGACAAGCCGATGCTCGTCATCTTGACCAATCGCGATGCCCCGGCCGGAAAGCTCGTCCGCGTCGACCCGGCCAATCCGGAGCCCGAGAACTGGGTAACGCTCATCGACGAGCCGACGGAGCCCGGCACGCAGATCGAAGCCGTCGTTCGGGCGGGCGATCGCTACGTCGTCGAGCTGATGAAGGACGCCCGCAGCGAGCTGCTCCACTACGACCTCGAAGGCGGCGACATGAAGGTCATCGAGCTGCCGACCGTCGGCACCGTCGCCGGCATCGACGCGGACGCCGCGTACGGCGACATTCACTTCGGCTTCACCAGCTACACGTACCCGACCACGCCATTCCGCTATGAGCTGGCGACGGGCCAACTGACCAAGATCGCCGACAACAGCCCGGCCGGGTTCGACCCGGACGCGTACGTGACCTCGCAGGTCTTCTACACGAGCAAGGACGGCACGCAGGTGCCGATGTTCATCACGCACAAGAAGGGCCTGCAGCCCGACGGCGATGCACCGACGATCCTCTACGGCTACGGCGGGTTCAACGTCAGCCTGACGCCCGGCTTCAGCAGCGCTCGACTCGCGTGGCTTGAGCAGAGCGGCGTGTATGCGGTCGCCAACCTTCGCGGCGGTGGCGAGTACGGGCCGGCCTGGCACGAGGCCGGCAAGCTGGCGAACAAGCAGAACGTCTTCGACGACTTCATCTCAGCGGCCGAGTACCTGATCGACGAAGGCTTCACCTCGGCAGACAAGCTCGCGATCCAGGGCGGCAGCAACGGCGGCCTGCTCACCGCGGCCGTCGTCATTCAGCGGCCGGAACTCTTCGGCGCCATCCACTCGGCCGTGCCGGTGACGGACATGCTGAGGTATCACACGTTCGGCACCGGTCGGTTCTGGACGGTCGAGTACGGCAATCCGGATGAGGACGCCGAGGCGTTCGAGTACCTGATGGCCTACAGCCCGCTGAACAACGCCCGGTTGTTGGACGACCTGCCGCCCGTGCTGGTGACCACCGGCGACGGCGACGACCGGGTGGTCCCCGCCCACAGTCTGAAGTGGGTCGCCGCCATGCAGGCCGCCAACCCGGACGCGGCCGGGCCAATCCTGCTCCGCTACGACGTCGGCACCGGCCACGGCGCCGGCAAGCCGCTGGCCAAGGCGCTGGAAGAACTCGCAGAGACGTACGCCTTCTTCGCTGAAGCGCTCGGCATGGACTGGCAATAG
- a CDS encoding MFS transporter — MVRRNYAYELKSSATFPLAAALAEGTFTGVVASKYFDGGPLLIAVITAAPMFGNILALLWSELAESRRKVPFINLLQIGLVVSMAAVGLTVFLPIEGGVAGWTFAGLIIVARVIASGIVTLRSAVWRLNYPRAIRGQVIGRINGLYNFVLAVVTLAAALAMDKRPASFAIIYPVVAVISLFGVLQYSRIRVRGETTLLKRARLVPTAARPSMFLGSSGALHLDYARVMRSRVAGSAVGRLGKRIRDAFRLLREDRIFRAYQWWQFVLGSSFMLMFPTLIHVISSEMTDPDTQYVLAIFVVNVIPLVTTTVLMQAWAPVFDRTDILTFRVLLGVTACLAHSLILLGAATDQLWLVAIGMFAVGTSFGGGQLAWQLGQNSFATKGNIGTYMGLHVMLTGLRGMFVPFTGVLIYRGLGWYDQRIGWSEDGGTPLGRWLFAVSVGLSLWALFGFFATRRRYRQALNERDEEEPSTRVVRES; from the coding sequence ATGGTTCGGCGGAACTACGCCTACGAGCTCAAAAGCTCGGCGACGTTCCCACTGGCGGCAGCGCTGGCGGAGGGGACGTTCACCGGCGTCGTGGCCAGCAAGTACTTCGACGGCGGTCCGCTGCTGATCGCCGTCATCACAGCCGCCCCGATGTTCGGCAATATCCTGGCGTTGCTCTGGAGCGAGCTGGCTGAGAGCCGACGCAAGGTGCCGTTCATCAACTTGCTCCAGATCGGGCTGGTCGTATCGATGGCCGCGGTCGGGCTGACGGTCTTTCTGCCGATCGAGGGCGGTGTGGCGGGTTGGACCTTCGCGGGGCTGATCATCGTCGCACGCGTCATCGCCAGCGGCATCGTCACGCTGCGGTCAGCAGTCTGGCGACTCAACTACCCGCGCGCCATCCGCGGCCAGGTCATCGGACGCATCAACGGGCTGTACAACTTCGTCCTCGCGGTCGTCACGCTCGCGGCGGCGCTGGCGATGGACAAGCGGCCGGCGAGCTTTGCGATCATCTATCCGGTCGTCGCCGTCATCTCGCTGTTTGGCGTTCTGCAGTACAGCCGGATCCGCGTGCGTGGCGAGACGACCTTGCTCAAACGTGCTCGGCTCGTCCCGACCGCTGCGCGGCCGTCGATGTTCCTCGGCTCGAGCGGCGCGCTTCACCTGGACTACGCCCGCGTTATGCGCAGCCGTGTCGCGGGCTCGGCCGTCGGGCGTCTTGGCAAACGCATCCGCGACGCCTTTCGACTGCTGCGCGAGGACCGCATCTTCCGGGCGTACCAGTGGTGGCAGTTCGTGCTCGGTTCGAGCTTCATGCTCATGTTCCCGACGTTGATCCACGTGATCAGCAGCGAGATGACCGACCCCGACACGCAGTACGTGCTGGCGATCTTCGTCGTGAACGTCATTCCACTGGTCACGACCACCGTTCTCATGCAGGCGTGGGCACCGGTGTTCGATCGCACGGACATTCTCACGTTCCGTGTGCTTCTGGGCGTTACGGCGTGCCTGGCGCACTCGCTCATTTTGCTCGGTGCGGCGACGGATCAGCTCTGGCTCGTCGCGATCGGCATGTTCGCCGTCGGCACCAGCTTCGGCGGCGGGCAGCTGGCGTGGCAGCTCGGGCAGAACAGCTTCGCGACCAAGGGCAACATCGGCACGTACATGGGCCTTCACGTCATGCTGACGGGACTGCGTGGCATGTTCGTCCCGTTCACCGGCGTGCTGATCTACCGCGGCCTGGGGTGGTACGACCAACGCATCGGCTGGTCCGAAGACGGCGGCACGCCGCTGGGGCGATGGCTGTTCGCGGTGTCGGTTGGGCTATCGCTCTGGGCACTCTTCGGTTTCTTCGCGACGAGGCGTCGGTACCGACAAGCCCTCAACGAACGCGACGAGGAAGAGCCGAGCACGCGCGTCGTCCGGGAGTCGTGA
- a CDS encoding thermonuclease family protein has product MQAGDLVATVDEHTTPVRPFGIDFAPSALDEADGFTQSWLDAHGGQAVLMLPAVPTRDEDDMLLAYLASVDTGPTLNEALVEAGLAFADRRVDHPYASTLIAAEREAIRTKAGVWSSLPDDPPMPEWRRVWGDQQKGRHPTSE; this is encoded by the coding sequence ATGCAAGCCGGGGACCTCGTCGCGACCGTCGATGAGCACACGACACCGGTTCGACCCTTTGGAATCGACTTCGCTCCAAGCGCACTCGACGAAGCAGACGGGTTCACGCAGTCATGGCTCGACGCCCATGGCGGACAGGCCGTTCTGATGCTGCCCGCCGTGCCGACGCGTGACGAAGACGACATGCTTCTGGCTTATCTCGCAAGCGTCGACACGGGGCCGACCTTGAACGAGGCGTTGGTCGAGGCCGGGCTCGCGTTTGCAGATCGCCGGGTCGACCATCCGTACGCCTCGACGCTCATCGCCGCCGAGCGAGAGGCGATTCGGACCAAGGCCGGGGTCTGGTCGTCGCTGCCGGATGATCCGCCGATGCCCGAGTGGCGACGCGTCTGGGGTGACCAGCAAAAAGGCCGTCACCCGACAAGCGAGTGA
- the dnaK gene encoding molecular chaperone DnaK: MAKIIGIDLGTTNSVVSVMEGDQPKVLINSRGNRITPSVVAFTDKGERLVGEPARHQQVTNPKNTVFSVKRFMGRRHNEIEAEEKTVPYEVTGSDDEYVKIKVREETFTPEQVSAFILGDLKKTAEDYLGETVTEAVVTVPAYFNDAQRQATKQAGEIAGLKVLRVLPEPTAAALAFGTDKKQSGKIFVFDLGGGTFDVSVLDIDKDGDESLFEVLSIAGDTHLGGDDFDEEIIDWLAGEFKKQEGIDLRNDPMALQRLKEAAEKAKKELSSNVETNINLPFITADQNGPKHLNLTLTRSAFEGLIDKFGARIKEPVLKALEDAKLKPGEIDDVLLVGGSTRIPFVQKIVKDVFGKEPNKSVNPDEVVAMGAAVQGGIAKGDVKDILVLDATPLSLGVETLGGVMTKLIERNTTIPTSKSETFSTAADSQTTVTVRVLQGEREFAKDNRLLGEFNLNEIPPAPRGVPQIEVTFNIDVNGILSVKAIDKSSGKEASIEVKGSGGLSDEEVERMKREAEQNAEADKARREVVDLRNQADGAIASAEKLLTGEDSDKIPADVRSEVESAVNRLKEVKDQDDADVLKKSLDNLNTAVMKIGEAAYAASQAAAGGPEATAEAEGGGAAPEAESDRAKPEDDDVIDAEYEVKKE; this comes from the coding sequence ATGGCCAAAATCATCGGAATCGACCTGGGCACGACCAACAGCGTGGTCAGCGTCATGGAGGGCGATCAGCCCAAAGTCCTCATCAACTCCCGCGGCAACCGCATCACGCCGTCCGTCGTCGCCTTCACCGACAAGGGTGAGCGGCTCGTCGGCGAGCCCGCCCGGCACCAGCAGGTCACCAACCCCAAGAACACCGTCTTTTCCGTCAAGCGGTTCATGGGCCGTCGGCACAACGAGATCGAGGCCGAAGAGAAGACCGTCCCGTACGAAGTCACCGGCAGCGACGACGAGTACGTCAAGATCAAGGTGCGGGAGGAGACGTTCACGCCCGAGCAGGTCTCGGCCTTCATCCTCGGCGACCTCAAGAAGACCGCTGAGGACTACCTCGGCGAGACCGTCACCGAAGCCGTCGTGACGGTGCCGGCCTACTTCAACGACGCCCAGCGTCAGGCCACCAAGCAGGCCGGCGAGATCGCCGGCCTCAAAGTGCTCCGCGTGCTCCCCGAGCCGACGGCGGCCGCCCTCGCGTTCGGCACGGACAAGAAGCAGAGCGGCAAGATCTTCGTCTTCGACCTCGGCGGCGGCACGTTCGACGTCTCGGTCCTCGACATCGACAAAGACGGCGACGAGTCGCTGTTCGAAGTCCTCAGCATCGCCGGCGACACCCACCTCGGCGGCGACGACTTCGACGAGGAGATCATCGACTGGCTCGCCGGCGAGTTCAAGAAGCAGGAGGGCATCGACCTCCGCAACGACCCGATGGCCCTGCAGCGGCTCAAGGAAGCTGCCGAGAAGGCCAAGAAGGAGCTGTCGAGCAACGTCGAGACGAACATCAACCTGCCGTTCATCACGGCCGACCAGAACGGTCCCAAGCACCTCAACCTGACGCTCACGCGTTCGGCCTTCGAGGGCCTGATCGACAAGTTCGGGGCCCGCATCAAGGAGCCAGTCCTCAAGGCGCTCGAAGACGCCAAGCTCAAGCCGGGCGAGATCGATGACGTCCTGCTCGTGGGCGGATCGACCCGCATTCCGTTCGTCCAGAAGATCGTCAAGGACGTCTTCGGCAAGGAGCCGAACAAGAGCGTCAACCCCGACGAGGTCGTCGCCATGGGTGCGGCCGTCCAGGGCGGCATCGCCAAGGGGGACGTCAAGGACATCCTCGTCCTCGACGCGACCCCGCTGAGCCTCGGCGTCGAGACGCTGGGCGGCGTGATGACCAAGCTCATCGAGCGGAACACCACCATCCCGACCAGCAAGTCGGAGACGTTCAGCACCGCTGCCGACTCGCAGACGACCGTGACGGTCCGCGTCCTGCAGGGCGAGCGCGAGTTCGCCAAGGACAACCGGCTGCTGGGCGAGTTCAACCTCAACGAGATCCCGCCGGCGCCGCGCGGCGTGCCGCAGATCGAGGTGACGTTCAACATCGACGTCAACGGCATCCTGAGCGTCAAGGCCATCGACAAGTCGAGCGGCAAGGAAGCTTCGATCGAGGTCAAGGGCTCGGGCGGCTTGAGCGACGAAGAGGTCGAGCGCATGAAGCGCGAGGCCGAGCAGAACGCCGAAGCCGACAAGGCGCGTCGCGAGGTCGTCGACCTCCGCAACCAGGCCGACGGTGCGATCGCCAGTGCCGAGAAGCTGCTCACTGGCGAGGACTCGGACAAGATCCCGGCCGACGTCCGCAGCGAGGTCGAGAGCGCGGTCAACCGTCTGAAGGAGGTCAAGGACCAGGACGACGCCGACGTGCTCAAGAAGAGCCTGGACAACCTCAACACGGCCGTCATGAAGATCGGCGAAGCCGCCTACGCCGCGTCGCAGGCTGCAGCGGGTGGACCCGAAGCCACGGCCGAAGCCGAAGGCGGCGGTGCCGCTCCCGAGGCCGAGTCCGACCGGGCCAAGCCCGAGGACGACGACGTCATCGACGCGGAGTACGAGGTGAAGAAGGAGTAG
- a CDS encoding H-X9-DG-CTERM domain-containing protein, with amino-acid sequence MPSSLDALAEAMPLDRERLICPNDRARGPMTGSIVIGANCSYLVFLDRGALGDPGMMIGSCVPHLHEGDGANVLFGDGSIRWEQDRVFTSMLVGDPELER; translated from the coding sequence ATGCCGTCCTCGCTAGACGCGCTGGCGGAAGCGATGCCACTTGACCGCGAGCGACTCATCTGTCCGAACGATCGGGCAAGAGGCCCGATGACCGGCAGCATCGTGATCGGAGCCAATTGCAGCTACCTCGTCTTCCTCGACCGCGGAGCTTTGGGCGACCCGGGAATGATGATCGGGTCTTGCGTGCCGCACCTGCACGAGGGCGACGGAGCCAACGTCCTGTTCGGGGATGGGTCGATTCGCTGGGAGCAAGACCGTGTGTTCACTTCGATGCTCGTCGGCGATCCGGAGCTTGAGCGGTAG